One Falco naumanni isolate bFalNau1 chromosome 13, bFalNau1.pat, whole genome shotgun sequence DNA segment encodes these proteins:
- the TNPO2 gene encoding transportin-2 isoform X2 has protein sequence MDWQPDEQGLQQVLQLLKDSQSPNTATQRVVQDKLKQLNQFPDFNNYLIFVLTRLKSEDEPTRSLSGLILKNNVKAHYQSFPQPVAEFIKQECLNNIGDASSLIRATIGILITTIASKGELQMWPELLPQLCNLLNSEDYNTCEGAFGALQKICEDSSELLDSDALNRPLNIMIPKFLQFFKHCSPKIRSHAIACVNQFIMDRAQALMENIDTFIEHLFALAVDEDPEVRKNVCRALVMLLEVRIDRLIPHMHSIIQYMLQRTQDSDENVALEACEFWLTLAEQPICKEVLTSHLVQLIPILVNGMKYSEIDIILLKGDVEEDEAIPDSEQDIKPRFHKSRTVTLQHEEERAQDPDDAEDEDDDDTLSDWNLRKCSAAALDVLANVFREELLPHLLPLLKELLFHPEWVIKESGILVLGAIAEGAGALHRLLDPEPLRPLGGQPAPRHVPQAPHDRAAQAHPRQQQAGAGGGVQCICHAGGGGVHGAGAVPQLHPGHAGLRLWQVPAQEPADPL, from the exons aTGGACTGGCAGCCGGACGAGCAGGGCCTGCAGCAggtcctgcagctgctgaaggactCGCAGTCGCCCAACACGGCCACGCAGCGCGTCGTGCAGGAC AAGCTGAAGCAGCTGAACCAATTCCCCGACTTCAACAATTACCTAATCTTCGTGCTGACGCGACTGAAATCCGAAG atgaGCCCACGCGGTCGCTCAGCGGCCTGATCCTGAAGAACAACGTGAAGGCGCATTACCAGagcttcccccagcctgtcGCCGAGTTCATCAAACAGGAATGTCTCAACAACATCGGGGACGCGTCCTCCCTCATCCGAGCCACCATCG gcATCCTGATCACCACCATCGCCTCCAAGGGGGAGCTGCAGATGTGGCCAGAGTTGCTGCCACAGCTTTGCAACCTGCTGAATTCAGAGGACTACAACACGTGCGAG GGGGCATTCGGGGCCCTGCAGAAAATTTGCGAGGATTCCTCCGAGCTCTTGGATAGTGACGCACTGAACCGGCCCCTCAACATCATGATCCCCAAGTTCCTACAGTTTTTCAAGCACTGCAGCCCCAAAATCAG GTCCCACGCCATCGCTTGTGTCAACCAGTTCATCATGGACCGGGCTCAGGCGCTGATGGAGAACATTGACACCTTCATCGAg CATCTCTTCGCTCTGGCGGTGGACGAGGACCCCGAGGTGCGGAAGAATGTGTGCCGTGCGCTGGTGATGCTGCTGGAGGTCCGCATCGACCGCCTCATCCCCCACATGCACAGCATCATCCAG TACATGCTGCAGCGGACGCAGGACAGCGACGAGAACGTGGCGCTGGAGGCTTGCGAGTTCTGGCTGACGCTGGCTGAGCAGCCCATCTGCAAGGAGGTGCTGACCTCCCACCTGGTGCA GCTCATCCCTATCCTGGTGAATGGCATGAAGTACTCGGAGATCGACATCATCCTGCTGAAG GGTGATGTGGAGGAGGATGAGGCCATTCCTGACAGCGAGCAGGACATCAAGCCCCGCTTCCACAAGTCCCGCACAGTGACGCTGCAGCACGAGGAGGAGCGGGCGCAGGACCCCGATGATGCGGAGGATGAGGATGATGACGACACGCTTTCAGACTGGAACCTGA GGAAGTGCTCGGCCGCTGCGCTGGATGTCCTGGCCAACGTTTTCCGGGAAGAGCTgctcccccacctcctcccgCTGCTCAAGGAGCTCCTCTTCCACCCCGAGTGGGTCATCAAAGAATCGGGCATCCTGGTCCTGGGGGCCATCGCAGAAG GCGCTGGTGCGCTCCATCGCTTGCTGGACCCTGAGCCGTTACGCCCACTGGGTGGTCAGCCAGCCCCCCGACATGTACCTCAAGCCCCTCATGACCGAGCTGCTCAAGCGCATCCTCGACAGCAACAAGCGGGTGCAGGAGGCGGCGTGCAG TGCATTTGCCACGCTGGAGGAGGAGGCGTGCACGGAGCTGGTGCCGTACCTCAGCTTCATCCTGGACACGCTGGTCTTCGCCTTTGGCAAGTACCAGCACAAGAACCTGCTGATCCTCTATGA
- the TNPO2 gene encoding transportin-2 isoform X1 produces MDWQPDEQGLQQVLQLLKDSQSPNTATQRVVQDKLKQLNQFPDFNNYLIFVLTRLKSEDEPTRSLSGLILKNNVKAHYQSFPQPVAEFIKQECLNNIGDASSLIRATIGILITTIASKGELQMWPELLPQLCNLLNSEDYNTCEGAFGALQKICEDSSELLDSDALNRPLNIMIPKFLQFFKHCSPKIRSHAIACVNQFIMDRAQALMENIDTFIEHLFALAVDEDPEVRKNVCRALVMLLEVRIDRLIPHMHSIIQYMLQRTQDSDENVALEACEFWLTLAEQPICKEVLTSHLVQLIPILVNGMKYSEIDIILLKGDVEEDEAIPDSEQDIKPRFHKSRTVTLQHEEERAQDPDDAEDEDDDDTLSDWNLRKCSAAALDVLANVFREELLPHLLPLLKELLFHPEWVIKESGILVLGAIAEGCMQGMVPYLPELIPHLIQCLSDKKALVRSIACWTLSRYAHWVVSQPPDMYLKPLMTELLKRILDSNKRVQEAACSAFATLEEEACTELVPYLSFILDTLVFAFGKYQHKNLLILYDAIGTLADSVGHHLNQPEYIQKLMPPLIQKWNELKDEDKDLFPLLECLSSVATALQSGFLPYCEPVYQRCVTLVQKTLAQAMMYNQHPEQYEAPDKDFMIVALDLLSGLAEGLGCHVEQLVARSNIMTLLFQCMQDTMPEVRQSSFALLGDLTKACFVHVKPCIAEFMPILGTNLNPEFISVCNNATWAIGEICMQMGAEMQPYVQMVLNNLVEIINRPNTPKTLLENTAITIGRLGFVCPQEVAPMLQQFIRPWCTSLRNIRDNEEKDSAFRGICVMIGVNPGGVVQDFIFFCDAVASWVSPKDDLRDMFYKILHGFKDQVGEENWQQFSEQFPPLLKDRLAAFYGV; encoded by the exons aTGGACTGGCAGCCGGACGAGCAGGGCCTGCAGCAggtcctgcagctgctgaaggactCGCAGTCGCCCAACACGGCCACGCAGCGCGTCGTGCAGGAC AAGCTGAAGCAGCTGAACCAATTCCCCGACTTCAACAATTACCTAATCTTCGTGCTGACGCGACTGAAATCCGAAG atgaGCCCACGCGGTCGCTCAGCGGCCTGATCCTGAAGAACAACGTGAAGGCGCATTACCAGagcttcccccagcctgtcGCCGAGTTCATCAAACAGGAATGTCTCAACAACATCGGGGACGCGTCCTCCCTCATCCGAGCCACCATCG gcATCCTGATCACCACCATCGCCTCCAAGGGGGAGCTGCAGATGTGGCCAGAGTTGCTGCCACAGCTTTGCAACCTGCTGAATTCAGAGGACTACAACACGTGCGAG GGGGCATTCGGGGCCCTGCAGAAAATTTGCGAGGATTCCTCCGAGCTCTTGGATAGTGACGCACTGAACCGGCCCCTCAACATCATGATCCCCAAGTTCCTACAGTTTTTCAAGCACTGCAGCCCCAAAATCAG GTCCCACGCCATCGCTTGTGTCAACCAGTTCATCATGGACCGGGCTCAGGCGCTGATGGAGAACATTGACACCTTCATCGAg CATCTCTTCGCTCTGGCGGTGGACGAGGACCCCGAGGTGCGGAAGAATGTGTGCCGTGCGCTGGTGATGCTGCTGGAGGTCCGCATCGACCGCCTCATCCCCCACATGCACAGCATCATCCAG TACATGCTGCAGCGGACGCAGGACAGCGACGAGAACGTGGCGCTGGAGGCTTGCGAGTTCTGGCTGACGCTGGCTGAGCAGCCCATCTGCAAGGAGGTGCTGACCTCCCACCTGGTGCA GCTCATCCCTATCCTGGTGAATGGCATGAAGTACTCGGAGATCGACATCATCCTGCTGAAG GGTGATGTGGAGGAGGATGAGGCCATTCCTGACAGCGAGCAGGACATCAAGCCCCGCTTCCACAAGTCCCGCACAGTGACGCTGCAGCACGAGGAGGAGCGGGCGCAGGACCCCGATGATGCGGAGGATGAGGATGATGACGACACGCTTTCAGACTGGAACCTGA GGAAGTGCTCGGCCGCTGCGCTGGATGTCCTGGCCAACGTTTTCCGGGAAGAGCTgctcccccacctcctcccgCTGCTCAAGGAGCTCCTCTTCCACCCCGAGTGGGTCATCAAAGAATCGGGCATCCTGGTCCTGGGGGCCATCGCAGAAG GCTGCATGCAGGGCATGGTGCCCTACCTGCCGGAGCTGATCCCCCACCTCATCCAATGCCTGTCGGATAAGAAGGCGCTGGTGCGCTCCATCGCTTGCTGGACCCTGAGCCGTTACGCCCACTGGGTGGTCAGCCAGCCCCCCGACATGTACCTCAAGCCCCTCATGACCGAGCTGCTCAAGCGCATCCTCGACAGCAACAAGCGGGTGCAGGAGGCGGCGTGCAG TGCATTTGCCACGCTGGAGGAGGAGGCGTGCACGGAGCTGGTGCCGTACCTCAGCTTCATCCTGGACACGCTGGTCTTCGCCTTTGGCAAGTACCAGCACAAGAACCTGCTGATCCTCTATGATGCCATTGGGACCCTCGCGGACTCCGTGGGGCACCACCTCAACCAGCCG GAATACATCCAGAAGCTGATGCCGCCGCTCATCCAGAAGTGGAACGAGCTGAAGGACGAGGACAAGGATCTCTTCCCGCTGCTGGAG tgcCTGTCCTCGGTGGCCACCGCCCTGCAGAGCGGCTTCCTACCCTACTGCGAGCCTGTCTACCAGCGCTGCGTCACCCTGGTCCAGAAGACGCTGGCTCAAGCCATG ATGTACAACCAGCACCCTGAGCAGTATGAGGCCCCCGACAAAGACTTCATGATCGTGGCCCTGGACCTGCTGAGCGGTTTGGCTGAGGGTCTCGGCTGCCACGTGGAGCAGCTGGTGGCTCGCAGCAACATCATGACGCTGCTCTTCCAGTGCATGCAG gacaCCATGCCCGAGGTGCGGCAGAGCTCCTTCGCCCTCCTGGGTGACCTCACCAAGGCTTGCTTTGTGCACGTCAAGCCCTGCATCG CCGAGTTCATGCCCATCCTGGGCACCAACCTCAACCCTGAGTTCATCTCAGTCTGCAACAACGCGACATGGGCCATTGGGGAGATCTGCATGCAGATGg GCGCAGAGATGCAGCCCTACGTCCAGATGGTGCTGAACAACCTGGTGGAGATCATCAACCGCCCCAACACCCCCAAAACCCTCCTGGAGAATACGG CCATCACCATCGGGCGCCTGGGCTTTGTCTGCCCACAGGAGGTGGCCCCCATGCTGCAGCAATTCATCCGGCCCTG GTGCACGTCCCTCCGTAACATCCGGGATAACGAGGAGAAGGACTCGGCTTTCCGCGGCATCTGTGTGATGATTGGGGTGAACCCCGGGGGGGTTGTGCAG GATTTCATCTTCTTCTGCGATGCCGTCGCATCCTGGGTGAGCCCCAAGGATGACCTGCGGGACATGTTCTATAAG aTCCTCCATGGCTTCAAGGACCAGGTGGGTGAGGAGAACTGGCAGCAGTTTTCAGAGCAATTCCCACCCCTGCTCAAGGACCGGCTGGCGGCGTTTTATGGGGTCTAG